The following are from one region of the Melaminivora suipulveris genome:
- a CDS encoding tyrosine-type recombinase/integrase, producing the protein MAKIKLTKSAVDAAQPQAQAVELRDTLVPGFLCKVTPAGRKVFMLQYRTNAGERRKPALGLYGELTVEQARSLAQEWLAEVRRGGDPSAAKAAARSAPTVKELCTKFMEDYSKQRNKPSTQRGYQAVIDRCIVPMLGRLKVQDVKRPDVATAMKKMAHKPAEANRAFSVMRKMFNLAEVWGHRPDGTNPCRHVPMYPNGKATHLISDEDMGKLFRRLEHIEAEGLENYVIPLAIRLQFEFAGRRSEIVTLQWDWVDLDNRRVVWPDSKTGGMSKPMSEEAYRLLSTAPRQEGIPYVLPSPNHPGKHLTTGEYYGGWSRALKAAGATHVGTHGIRHRSATDIANSGIPVKVGMALTAHKTVAMFMRYVHTEDDPVRKAAELVANRRKTITGAQRPAEVA; encoded by the coding sequence ATGGCGAAAATCAAACTCACCAAGTCCGCAGTCGATGCGGCACAACCCCAGGCGCAGGCCGTCGAACTCCGGGACACGCTGGTGCCCGGCTTCCTGTGCAAGGTTACACCAGCGGGCCGCAAGGTGTTCATGCTCCAGTACCGCACGAACGCTGGCGAGCGACGCAAGCCCGCCCTGGGCTTGTATGGGGAACTGACGGTCGAACAGGCCCGCTCGCTGGCCCAGGAATGGCTGGCCGAGGTTCGCCGAGGCGGCGACCCCAGCGCGGCCAAGGCCGCCGCCCGTTCAGCCCCCACGGTCAAGGAGCTGTGCACCAAGTTCATGGAGGACTACTCCAAACAGCGCAACAAGCCCAGCACCCAGCGCGGGTATCAGGCCGTCATCGACCGTTGCATCGTTCCGATGCTGGGCCGTTTGAAGGTTCAGGACGTGAAGCGGCCGGACGTGGCCACGGCGATGAAGAAGATGGCGCACAAGCCCGCCGAGGCCAACCGTGCTTTCAGCGTGATGCGCAAGATGTTCAACCTGGCCGAGGTGTGGGGCCATCGGCCCGACGGCACCAACCCCTGCCGCCACGTCCCGATGTACCCCAACGGCAAGGCCACCCACCTCATCAGCGACGAGGACATGGGCAAGCTCTTTCGGCGACTGGAGCACATCGAAGCCGAGGGTCTGGAAAACTACGTCATCCCGCTGGCGATCCGCCTGCAATTCGAGTTTGCCGGCCGCCGCTCGGAAATCGTGACACTCCAATGGGATTGGGTCGATCTGGACAACCGCCGCGTGGTCTGGCCGGACAGCAAGACGGGTGGCATGTCCAAGCCCATGAGCGAGGAAGCCTATCGGCTGCTCTCGACGGCGCCACGGCAGGAAGGCATTCCCTACGTGCTGCCGTCGCCGAACCATCCCGGCAAGCACCTGACCACGGGCGAGTATTACGGCGGCTGGAGCCGTGCGCTCAAGGCGGCGGGCGCCACGCACGTCGGAACGCATGGCATCCGCCACCGCTCGGCCACCGACATTGCCAACTCGGGCATCCCGGTCAAGGTCGGCATGGCGCTGACGGCGCACAAGACCGTGGCGATGTTCATGCGCTACGTCCACACCGAGGACGACCCGGTGCGCAAGGCCGCCGAGCTGGTGGCGAACCGGCGCAAGACGATCACCGGGGCGCAACGGCCCGCGGAGGTGGCCTGA
- a CDS encoding IS5 family transposase yields MNQITLGLEPLPKKTRKEVFLEEMNQVVPWAALVTLIQPHASGAHQALGGRPRFAVETMLRIHCLQLWWNLSDPAMEEELHERPLYRRFVGLDGAARLPDETTILRFRHLLEKHELAPQVLAAINATLAQQGLMLKTGTVVDATIIAAPSSTKNRKGERDPEMHQSKKGNQWHFGMKAHIGVDAASGLVHTVVGTAANVADVTQAANLLHGQEADAWGDAGYQGVDKREEFKGSKVRWEVAMRPGKRRALDPERELHQLLEKAEKLKASIRAKVEHPFRLVKQQFGYAKVRYLGLAKNTARLTMLFALGNLWMARRQLMPAQG; encoded by the coding sequence ATGAACCAGATCACGCTTGGCCTTGAGCCGCTGCCCAAAAAGACCCGCAAGGAGGTCTTCCTCGAAGAGATGAACCAGGTCGTGCCCTGGGCGGCGCTGGTGACGCTCATTCAACCGCACGCGAGCGGCGCGCATCAGGCGCTGGGCGGACGCCCGCGGTTTGCCGTGGAGACGATGCTGCGCATCCACTGCCTGCAGCTGTGGTGGAACCTGAGCGATCCGGCCATGGAGGAGGAACTGCACGAGCGTCCGCTATACCGCCGCTTCGTCGGCCTGGACGGTGCCGCGCGACTGCCTGACGAGACGACCATTTTGCGGTTTCGGCACCTGCTGGAAAAGCACGAGCTGGCGCCCCAGGTGTTGGCTGCGATCAACGCGACCTTGGCCCAGCAGGGCCTGATGCTCAAGACCGGCACGGTGGTCGATGCCACCATCATTGCCGCGCCGAGTTCGACCAAGAACCGCAAGGGTGAGCGCGACCCAGAGATGCACCAGAGCAAGAAGGGCAACCAATGGCACTTCGGGATGAAGGCGCACATCGGTGTGGATGCCGCCTCGGGTTTGGTGCACACGGTGGTTGGCACCGCAGCCAACGTGGCCGACGTGACCCAAGCGGCGAACTTGTTGCATGGCCAGGAGGCCGATGCCTGGGGCGATGCGGGCTACCAGGGCGTGGACAAGCGCGAGGAGTTCAAGGGCAGCAAAGTGCGTTGGGAAGTGGCAATGCGCCCGGGCAAGCGCCGCGCCCTTGATCCCGAGCGCGAGTTGCATCAGCTACTGGAGAAGGCCGAGAAGCTCAAGGCCAGCATCCGTGCCAAGGTCGAGCACCCATTTCGACTCGTCAAACAGCAATTTGGCTACGCCAAGGTCCGCTACCTGGGGCTGGCCAAAAACACGGCGCGCCTCACGATGCTGTTTGCGCTGGGCAATTTGTGGATGGCGCGTCGGCAGTTGATGCCAGCGCAGGGATGA
- a CDS encoding DUF736 domain-containing protein produces MANIGTFTADKDGFTGTLRTLTLNVKVKLVPNDKGDNEKAPDFRLQAASHDIGAAWKKTSEAGREYISVTLDDPSFPATVYARLIEGENGTHDLIWSRSKPQAA; encoded by the coding sequence ATGGCCAACATCGGCACCTTCACCGCAGACAAAGACGGCTTCACCGGCACGCTTCGCACCCTGACGCTCAACGTCAAGGTCAAGCTGGTGCCCAACGACAAGGGCGACAACGAGAAAGCCCCGGATTTCCGCCTGCAGGCCGCCAGCCACGACATCGGCGCGGCGTGGAAGAAGACCAGCGAGGCCGGGCGGGAATACATCTCCGTGACCCTCGACGATCCTTCGTTCCCGGCCACGGTCTACGCCCGCCTGATCGAAGGCGAGAACGGCACACACGACCTGATCTGGTCGCGCAGCAAGCCCCAGGCGGCCTGA
- a CDS encoding DUF932 domain-containing protein — protein MQLASRFASHSPALRSDTPLSDDQIRRVAPSIFADAPHESRSERYSYIPTAAVLTELRKEGFQPFMVCQTRVRNEGRRDHTKHMLRLRHANQINAREANEIILLNSHDGTSSYQLLGGMFRFVCSNGLVCGDTVGDVRVPHKGDVAGQVIEGAYQVLGGFEHAQASRESMQAITLDAGESEVFARAALALKYDDPDKPAPITESQILMPRRFDDRRPDLWSVFNRTQENLTKGGLHGRSANGRRQQTRPVQGIDSEIRLNRALWLLADGMRALKA, from the coding sequence ATGCAACTCGCCTCCCGTTTCGCTTCCCATTCCCCCGCACTGCGCAGCGACACCCCGCTGTCCGATGACCAGATTCGCAGGGTGGCCCCGTCCATCTTCGCGGACGCCCCGCATGAGAGCCGTTCCGAGCGGTACAGCTACATCCCCACGGCTGCCGTGCTGACCGAGCTTCGCAAGGAGGGGTTTCAGCCCTTCATGGTGTGCCAGACCCGCGTGCGCAACGAGGGCCGGCGCGACCACACGAAACACATGCTGCGCCTGCGCCACGCCAACCAGATCAACGCCCGCGAAGCCAACGAAATCATCCTGCTGAACTCGCACGACGGCACGAGCAGCTATCAATTACTGGGTGGCATGTTCCGCTTCGTTTGCAGCAATGGCCTTGTCTGCGGCGACACCGTGGGCGATGTGCGCGTGCCCCACAAGGGCGACGTGGCGGGCCAAGTCATCGAGGGCGCCTATCAGGTGCTGGGCGGCTTCGAGCATGCGCAGGCATCGCGCGAATCCATGCAGGCCATTACCTTGGATGCCGGGGAATCGGAAGTGTTCGCCCGCGCCGCGCTGGCCCTCAAGTACGACGACCCGGACAAGCCCGCGCCCATCACGGAATCGCAAATCCTGATGCCGCGCCGCTTCGACGACCGCCGCCCCGACCTGTGGAGCGTGTTCAACCGCACGCAGGAGAACTTGACCAAGGGCGGATTGCATGGCCGCAGCGCCAACGGACGCCGCCAGCAGACCCGGCCCGTGCAGGGCATTGATTCGGAAATTCGCCTGAACCGCGCCCTGTGGCTGCTGGCCGATGGCATGCGCGCCCTCAAGGCCTGA
- a CDS encoding ParB/RepB/Spo0J family partition protein, whose amino-acid sequence MNAVTYTEAQALNTRANVLQAADPSKHMILVPLSRLVLRPTGRNVRKTVPRMSIPELAASIQRVGLLQNLIVIPAADGEHYEVVAGSRRLAALKLLVKKHRIAKDWQVPCLQVADGTARTASLTENVQREAMHPADQFEAFAALVAEGRPIEDIAADFSVTPLVVQRRLKLANVSPRLMADYRADAVSLDQLMALAGTDDHAAQEAAYYDAPQWQRQPSALRERLTEREIDAYRHPLVRFVGLDAYEQAGGGIRRDLFAEDDAGVYLTDAALLERLAQNKLAGIAAEVKAEGWAWADATPGVTHADLHAFQRAPRERREPSKREAQRIEKLQAKMQEVAEAIDAATDADDEDKADAMQEEGEALGEQLQALEDGLQGYGANVKAAAGAIVTIDRNGEAVIHRGLLREAEAKALRTLEKLRQGFSDPDAANDDEGEEDMQPKAAAISDRLAQRLSAHRTAALQIEVARHPQVALAALVHDMVQTVLQGRYYGHDIPLGVSLKVQDRLEGMAPDWPESPAAVALRELQQAWSGKLPEDSAELFAALLAMEQGELVKLLAVCVASTVDVVTPRATPHQPGAELARAVGLDMAAWWQPTAEGYFKHVPKAAVLQAVGEYAPDQVSRLAKLKKADIASEAERLADGTGWMPAIFKAEGPQDAAQEAGPEQDAPEDAEEMADEPAEALAA is encoded by the coding sequence ATGAACGCCGTTACCTACACCGAAGCCCAAGCCCTCAACACCCGCGCTAACGTGCTGCAAGCCGCCGACCCGAGCAAGCACATGATTCTGGTGCCGCTGTCGCGGCTGGTGCTGCGCCCCACGGGCCGCAACGTGCGCAAGACCGTCCCGCGCATGTCCATCCCCGAGTTGGCCGCGAGCATCCAGCGCGTGGGCCTGCTGCAAAACCTGATCGTGATCCCCGCCGCCGATGGCGAGCACTACGAGGTCGTGGCCGGTAGCCGTCGCCTCGCCGCGCTGAAGTTGCTGGTGAAGAAGCACCGCATCGCCAAGGATTGGCAGGTGCCATGTCTGCAGGTGGCCGATGGCACGGCCCGCACCGCCAGCCTCACCGAGAACGTGCAGCGCGAAGCCATGCACCCGGCAGACCAGTTCGAGGCATTCGCCGCGCTGGTGGCCGAAGGCCGACCCATCGAGGACATTGCGGCGGATTTCTCCGTCACGCCGCTGGTGGTGCAGCGCCGCTTGAAGCTGGCGAATGTCTCGCCGCGCCTGATGGCGGACTATCGGGCCGATGCCGTGAGCCTTGACCAATTGATGGCCCTGGCCGGGACGGATGACCATGCGGCACAGGAAGCCGCCTACTACGACGCCCCGCAGTGGCAGCGCCAACCGTCGGCGCTGCGCGAACGCCTGACGGAGCGCGAGATTGACGCCTACCGGCATCCGCTGGTGCGTTTCGTCGGGCTGGACGCCTACGAGCAGGCGGGCGGTGGCATCCGCCGTGACCTGTTCGCGGAGGACGATGCGGGCGTGTACCTGACCGATGCCGCGCTGTTGGAACGACTGGCGCAGAACAAGCTGGCGGGCATCGCCGCCGAGGTGAAGGCCGAGGGCTGGGCTTGGGCCGACGCCACGCCGGGCGTGACCCATGCCGACCTGCACGCTTTCCAGCGTGCCCCGAGGGAGCGGCGCGAGCCGAGCAAGCGCGAAGCGCAGCGCATCGAAAAACTGCAAGCCAAGATGCAGGAGGTAGCCGAAGCCATTGATGCCGCGACGGACGCCGACGACGAGGACAAGGCCGACGCAATGCAGGAGGAAGGCGAAGCCCTGGGCGAGCAGTTGCAGGCGCTGGAAGATGGCTTGCAAGGGTACGGCGCGAACGTGAAGGCCGCAGCGGGGGCCATCGTCACCATTGACCGCAACGGCGAGGCCGTGATTCATCGTGGGCTGCTGCGTGAAGCCGAAGCGAAGGCGCTGCGCACACTGGAGAAGCTGCGCCAAGGGTTCAGCGACCCAGATGCCGCGAACGATGACGAAGGCGAGGAAGACATGCAGCCGAAGGCCGCAGCGATTTCCGACCGACTGGCCCAGCGCCTGAGCGCCCATCGCACCGCCGCGCTGCAAATCGAGGTGGCCCGGCATCCGCAAGTCGCGCTGGCTGCGCTGGTGCATGACATGGTGCAGACCGTCTTGCAGGGCCGCTACTACGGCCACGATATTCCGCTGGGCGTGAGCCTGAAAGTCCAAGACCGGCTTGAAGGCATGGCCCCGGACTGGCCGGAATCGCCCGCTGCCGTGGCGCTGCGTGAATTGCAGCAGGCGTGGAGCGGCAAGCTGCCCGAGGACAGCGCCGAACTGTTTGCCGCGCTGCTGGCGATGGAGCAAGGCGAACTGGTCAAGCTGCTGGCCGTGTGCGTGGCTTCGACGGTGGACGTGGTGACGCCGCGCGCCACGCCGCACCAGCCCGGCGCGGAACTGGCGCGGGCCGTGGGCCTCGATATGGCCGCATGGTGGCAGCCGACCGCCGAGGGGTATTTCAAGCACGTTCCGAAGGCGGCAGTTCTGCAAGCCGTGGGCGAGTACGCGCCCGATCAGGTTTCCCGGCTGGCGAAGCTGAAGAAGGCCGACATTGCCAGCGAAGCCGAGCGGCTGGCCGATGGCACGGGCTGGATGCCTGCCATCTTCAAGGCCGAAGGCCCGCAGGATGCCGCGCAGGAGGCAGGCCCGGAGCAGGACGCCCCGGAGGATGCCGAGGAAATGGCGGATGAACCCGCCGAGGCGCTGGCCGCTTGA
- a CDS encoding helix-turn-helix domain-containing protein: protein MNVGQAIRLCRTQRGASQSAIASRANCSVSYLSMLENNKRDPTLSTVTKIAEALHVPVGLLFVLAADQNELGAIDEHLADQLMQSALASLGTSTNLTAHVGGHYG from the coding sequence ATGAATGTTGGACAAGCCATTCGACTGTGCCGAACGCAACGGGGCGCCTCTCAAAGCGCCATTGCGAGCAGAGCCAATTGCTCCGTATCCTACCTGTCGATGCTTGAGAACAATAAGCGCGACCCGACACTTTCGACGGTCACCAAGATTGCCGAGGCGTTGCATGTGCCTGTCGGCCTGCTGTTCGTTCTGGCTGCCGATCAAAATGAACTGGGTGCGATCGACGAGCACCTCGCCGATCAGTTGATGCAGTCTGCGCTGGCATCGCTGGGAACATCGACCAACCTGACAGCGCATGTGGGAGGCCACTATGGCTAA
- a CDS encoding GNAT family N-acetyltransferase translates to MTIQLRHETTNDIAAIEAVTIAAFANAPHTSHTEQFIVRALRDAGELALSLVAEEHGQVIGHKAKGWYGLGPISVLPQRQGHGIGSRLMKQALSELRAMQAAGCVLLGEPAYYGRFGFQAHAGLQLPGVPPGYFMALAFHGPVPEGIAQYSDAFNAAA, encoded by the coding sequence ATGACCATCCAGCTACGACACGAAACCACGAACGACATTGCCGCCATCGAAGCCGTGACCATTGCCGCCTTCGCCAATGCACCGCACACCAGCCACACGGAGCAATTCATCGTGCGTGCGCTGCGCGATGCTGGCGAACTGGCGCTTTCCCTCGTGGCCGAAGAACATGGTCAGGTCATCGGCCACAAGGCCAAAGGCTGGTACGGCCTGGGGCCGATCTCCGTCCTGCCGCAGAGGCAGGGGCACGGCATCGGCTCGCGCCTGATGAAACAGGCGCTGTCTGAACTGCGGGCCATGCAGGCCGCAGGCTGTGTGCTGCTCGGAGAGCCCGCGTACTACGGGCGCTTTGGCTTCCAGGCCCATGCGGGCCTGCAACTGCCGGGCGTGCCGCCCGGCTATTTCATGGCACTGGCCTTCCACGGGCCAGTGCCCGAAGGCATCGCGCAGTACAGCGATGCCTTCAACGCCGCCGCCTGA
- a CDS encoding DUF2958 domain-containing protein — protein sequence MNQLISEDERRLLLEHGQARAAGRAIDPLPVVRLFTPDAHATWLLVSLDPADGDTAHGLIDLGIGMPELGEIKLSDLASIVGPRQQPVMRDRYFRAVRPLSEYLRLAQENGSVLD from the coding sequence ATGAACCAGCTCATCTCCGAGGACGAGCGCAGGCTGTTGCTGGAACACGGCCAGGCCCGCGCCGCTGGCCGGGCCATCGACCCGCTGCCCGTGGTGCGGCTGTTCACGCCGGACGCACACGCCACCTGGCTGCTGGTGTCGCTCGACCCCGCCGACGGCGATACGGCCCATGGCCTGATCGACTTGGGGATCGGCATGCCCGAGCTGGGCGAGATCAAGCTGTCCGACCTCGCATCCATCGTCGGGCCGCGCCAGCAGCCCGTGATGCGGGACCGGTATTTCCGGGCGGTGCGCCCGTTGTCGGAGTACCTGCGGC
- a CDS encoding S8 family peptidase: MQTFLSGQIDSLKPAATQAAQAQRDLQLESGLGLQIQFTSQPDVEFAFESLANETKKIELLSVRHEGNRTFANVFVPDGGLAHFEKYVSDYLAEKKDSRGQARDHRKLLDAIESIRAAEVRALWTDDPALLPADLTVAFWWEVWLPVRGQGQRQVVVEDFKKLARLAECVVSDKQVNFPERTVLLMHGSQQQLSRSVMTLNCVAELRYAKETAEFFDGMGVGEQREWADDLQRRAQLPPPDDAAPRVCLLDSGVTRAHPLLAPLMDEGDLHTVEPAWGVDDEADHGTGLAGLAAYGDLTDALSSADPISVPHRLESVKLVPAEGANEGDARHHAYLFTEGVARPEISAPNRQRVFTSAVTASDYRDRGRPSSWSAAVDGLAADTDGASESPRLFVLSAGNTRDPNAWAGYPDSLSTNLVHDPGQAWNAITVGACTDKIDTEGHPSLNPVAEVGGLSPFTTTTRTWDRAWPLKPEVVLEGGNAAKDDLGAVGMASLNLLTTHNQPLNRLFTTSNATSAASALCAGMAAQIMAAYPHLRPETVRALLVHSAQWSETMRGMFLPAVPNKDDYVHLIRHCGWGAPDLSRALWSAGDSLTLLVEDQVHPYAKVQGKGIVTRDMNLHSLPWPKDELEALQDTPVEMRVTLSYFIEPNPSARGAASKYHYPSHRLRFDVQRPLDASTENFVARVNAAAQREDEGDPVNPSDPNWLLGERQRHRGSLHQDVWRGTAAELASRGFIAVYPSAGWWRTRPALERYGLPARYSLVVSIQTQQTDIDLYAAVAQKIPVANAVVVNT; this comes from the coding sequence TTGCAGACCTTCCTTAGCGGTCAGATTGACAGCTTGAAGCCCGCAGCAACACAAGCTGCGCAGGCCCAACGAGACCTACAACTGGAAAGCGGGCTGGGTCTGCAGATCCAGTTCACCAGCCAGCCGGATGTCGAATTTGCGTTCGAGAGCTTGGCAAACGAGACCAAGAAAATCGAGCTTCTCAGTGTGCGCCACGAGGGCAATCGGACTTTCGCCAATGTCTTTGTCCCTGATGGGGGCCTTGCGCATTTTGAGAAGTACGTCTCCGACTATCTGGCGGAGAAGAAGGACAGCCGCGGTCAGGCGCGTGACCACCGGAAACTGCTGGATGCCATCGAGTCCATTCGAGCGGCAGAAGTCCGAGCCTTGTGGACTGACGATCCCGCCCTCTTGCCTGCTGATTTGACAGTTGCCTTTTGGTGGGAGGTATGGCTGCCTGTTCGAGGTCAAGGGCAACGGCAGGTCGTCGTGGAAGACTTCAAAAAGCTCGCTCGCTTGGCGGAATGTGTCGTCAGCGACAAACAGGTCAACTTTCCCGAGCGCACGGTGCTGCTGATGCACGGATCGCAGCAACAGCTTTCACGATCGGTGATGACGCTGAACTGCGTTGCCGAGCTTCGCTATGCCAAGGAAACTGCCGAATTCTTCGATGGCATGGGTGTGGGTGAGCAACGCGAATGGGCAGACGATTTGCAGCGACGTGCCCAATTGCCGCCACCGGACGATGCGGCCCCCCGAGTCTGCCTACTAGACTCCGGCGTGACGCGCGCGCATCCGCTGCTGGCCCCCCTGATGGATGAAGGAGACCTGCATACGGTAGAACCGGCATGGGGCGTGGATGACGAAGCGGATCACGGTACGGGCCTGGCCGGCTTGGCGGCCTATGGCGATCTTACGGATGCCTTGTCCTCTGCTGACCCGATCAGCGTCCCGCATCGGCTGGAGTCGGTCAAGCTGGTGCCTGCAGAAGGCGCCAACGAAGGCGATGCGCGTCACCATGCTTATCTTTTTACTGAAGGCGTCGCGCGCCCTGAAATCTCCGCCCCGAACCGGCAGCGCGTGTTTACGTCGGCTGTGACAGCTTCGGACTACCGTGATCGTGGTCGTCCGTCGTCATGGTCTGCTGCTGTCGATGGCCTTGCTGCGGATACCGATGGGGCTAGCGAAAGTCCGCGCCTGTTCGTGCTGTCCGCTGGCAACACGCGCGATCCCAATGCGTGGGCTGGGTATCCCGATAGCCTTTCCACCAATCTTGTGCACGACCCCGGCCAGGCATGGAACGCGATCACGGTGGGCGCTTGCACCGACAAGATCGACACAGAAGGACATCCTTCCTTGAATCCGGTCGCTGAAGTCGGTGGCCTCAGTCCCTTCACGACGACAACCAGAACGTGGGATCGGGCATGGCCCTTGAAACCCGAAGTGGTGCTGGAAGGTGGCAATGCGGCCAAGGATGATCTTGGCGCGGTTGGCATGGCCAGCCTGAACTTGCTGACGACCCACAACCAGCCGCTGAATCGCTTGTTCACCACCAGCAACGCCACCAGCGCAGCGTCGGCATTGTGTGCGGGGATGGCGGCGCAGATCATGGCGGCCTATCCGCACCTCCGACCGGAGACCGTGCGTGCGTTGTTGGTGCATTCGGCGCAATGGAGCGAGACCATGCGCGGGATGTTCTTGCCCGCAGTGCCAAACAAGGATGACTATGTTCACCTGATCCGTCACTGCGGATGGGGCGCCCCGGATTTGAGTCGGGCGCTCTGGAGCGCGGGGGACTCGCTGACCTTGCTGGTTGAAGACCAGGTGCACCCCTATGCGAAGGTTCAGGGCAAGGGCATCGTGACGCGCGACATGAATCTGCATTCCTTGCCGTGGCCGAAGGATGAACTGGAGGCGTTGCAGGACACGCCTGTCGAGATGCGTGTCACGCTCTCCTATTTCATTGAACCCAATCCGTCGGCGCGTGGCGCTGCATCCAAGTATCACTACCCTTCGCATCGTCTGCGATTCGATGTGCAGCGTCCGCTTGATGCGTCCACCGAGAACTTTGTCGCACGGGTGAATGCAGCGGCCCAGCGCGAGGATGAGGGCGATCCTGTGAATCCCTCTGATCCCAACTGGCTGCTGGGTGAACGGCAACGACATCGTGGTTCGCTGCACCAGGATGTGTGGAGAGGCACGGCGGCTGAATTGGCCAGCCGTGGCTTCATTGCTGTCTATCCTTCGGCAGGGTGGTGGCGGACGCGGCCTGCGCTGGAACGCTATGGCCTGCCAGCACGGTATAGCCTTGTAGTGTCCATTCAGACGCAGCAGACGGATATTGATCTTTACGCTGCTGTCGCCCAGAAAATCCCTGTGGCCAATGCCGTCGTCGTGAATACGTAA
- a CDS encoding helix-turn-helix domain-containing protein: MAAKHTLSEALKTIRKARGLSQEAFSDVSSRTYMSTLERDLKSPTLNKLAELCEVMEVHPLTLLTLAYAGDDLQQVDQLLVQVRQELETVAKKSDTP, encoded by the coding sequence TTGGCAGCGAAACATACATTGTCGGAGGCATTGAAGACCATCAGGAAAGCGCGTGGATTGAGCCAGGAGGCGTTCTCCGACGTGTCCAGCCGCACCTACATGAGCACGCTGGAGCGCGACCTCAAAAGTCCGACCCTGAACAAGCTGGCCGAGCTGTGCGAGGTCATGGAGGTGCACCCGCTCACGCTGCTGACCCTGGCCTATGCCGGCGACGACCTGCAGCAGGTCGATCAGCTTCTGGTGCAGGTGCGCCAGGAGTTGGAGACTGTGGCGAAGAAGAGTGACACGCCATAG
- a CDS encoding DUF2958 domain-containing protein produces MNNALITAEQRIVLLANGRESLENPDFDPAPVVKLFTPDGGATWLLTEIDPDDHDHAFGLCDLGLGMPEIGWVSLGELATVRGGLGLPIERDLSFRAEKRLSAYARDARLAGRVIV; encoded by the coding sequence ATGAACAACGCACTCATCACTGCCGAGCAGCGCATCGTGCTGCTGGCCAACGGCCGCGAATCGCTGGAGAACCCGGACTTCGATCCGGCCCCGGTGGTCAAGCTGTTCACGCCGGACGGCGGCGCGACCTGGCTGCTGACCGAGATTGATCCCGATGACCACGATCACGCCTTTGGTCTTTGCGACCTGGGCCTGGGGATGCCGGAAATCGGCTGGGTCAGCCTGGGCGAGCTGGCGACGGTGCGCGGCGGGCTGGGCCTGCCGATTGAGCGCGACCTGTCGTTCCGCGCCGAGAAGCGGCTGAGCGCCTATGCGCGCGATGCGCGGCTGGCCGGGCGGGTCATTGTCTGA
- a CDS encoding AAA family ATPase: MANAEQLKALVKSHIERDDRHFYSVAMQVAAREAKVGHGKLAEELRDMIDAAKARVSPDNSEGKLVPLARPRGELANLLTVSYPKNRLADMVLDAEMAEQLGRIMKEQKHHSRIREHGLSPRRKLLLVGPPGTGKTMTASVLAGELGIPLFAVRLDALITKFMGETAAKLRQIFDAINEVRGVYFFDEFDAIGSQRGLANDVGEIRRVLNSFLQMIESDQSHSLIVAATNHVEILDYALFRRFDDVIEYRLPTTPQAAKLLQSRLGKFAPKPFPLKAITAKAEGLSYAEIKRAVDESIKEAVMHDEERVKADVLARAFDERRKFSFRMNNKKVVPNHAGSTTS, translated from the coding sequence ATGGCTAATGCCGAACAACTCAAGGCGTTGGTGAAATCCCATATCGAGCGGGATGACCGACACTTCTACTCTGTCGCCATGCAGGTCGCGGCCCGTGAAGCGAAGGTGGGCCACGGCAAGCTCGCCGAAGAACTGCGTGACATGATCGACGCGGCGAAAGCCCGTGTCTCGCCGGATAACTCCGAGGGCAAACTGGTGCCGCTGGCTCGTCCGCGCGGTGAACTGGCGAACCTGTTGACAGTTTCCTATCCGAAGAATCGTCTGGCAGACATGGTGCTCGATGCGGAAATGGCTGAACAGCTTGGCCGCATCATGAAAGAGCAGAAGCACCATTCGCGCATCCGCGAGCATGGCCTGTCGCCGAGACGCAAGCTGCTGCTGGTCGGCCCGCCAGGCACTGGCAAGACGATGACCGCCTCTGTGCTGGCCGGTGAACTTGGCATCCCGCTGTTTGCTGTTCGACTGGATGCCCTGATTACCAAGTTCATGGGGGAGACTGCCGCCAAGTTGCGCCAGATCTTCGATGCCATCAATGAGGTCCGCGGCGTTTACTTTTTCGACGAGTTCGATGCCATTGGTTCGCAGAGAGGACTGGCCAACGATGTGGGCGAGATTCGGCGGGTGCTGAACAGCTTCCTGCAAATGATCGAGAGCGACCAATCCCATAGCTTGATCGTCGCGGCGACCAACCATGTGGAGATTCTTGATTACGCGCTTTTTCGTCGATTCGACGATGTGATCGAGTATCGGCTTCCGACTACGCCGCAGGCCGCCAAGCTGCTCCAGTCTCGGTTGGGCAAGTTTGCGCCCAAGCCTTTTCCGCTCAAGGCCATCACGGCCAAGGCGGAAGGCTTGAGTTACGCAGAGATCAAACGCGCTGTGGATGAATCCATCAAGGAGGCGGTAATGCACGACGAGGAGCGCGTGAAGGCAGATGTGCTGGCACGCGCTTTCGATGAGCGCCGCAAATTCAGCTTCAGAATGAACAACAAGAAGGTCGTGCCGAACCATGCCGGATCAACAACAAGCTAA